In Urechidicola croceus, a single window of DNA contains:
- a CDS encoding DNA gyrase/topoisomerase IV subunit A, whose protein sequence is MQEENNEQEHIENDFNSESQETITKVTGMYKEWFLDYASYVILERAVPAIDDGFKPVQRRIMHSMKDLDDGRYNKVANIVGHTMQYHPHGDASIGDAMVQLGQKELLIDMQGNWGNTLTGDRAAAPRYIEARLSKFALEVVFNPKTTEWQLSYDGRKKEPVDLPVKFPLLLAQGAEGIAVGLSTKVLPHNFNELIDASIKILKGRSFTIVPDFLNGGIVDVSNYNDGKRGGKIRVRAKISALDKKTLVITEIPFGTTTTSLIDSILKANDKGKIKIKKIEDNTAANVEILIHLPTGISPDKTIDALYAFTNCENSISPLGCIIENHKPIFIGVSEMLKHSTQHTVDLLKMELEIQLDELEEQWHFASLERIFIENRIYRDIEEVETWEGVIKAIDDGLKPHIKHLKRAVIEEDIVRLTEIRIKKISKFDIDKAKQHIESLEDKIEGVKFHLNNLIDYAIDYFKNLKSKYGKGRERKTEIRVFDDIVASKVVMRNTKLYVNREEGFVGTSLKKDEYVADCADIDDIIVFRKDGVMMVTKVDSKTFVGKDIIHVAVFKKGDKRTVYNMIYRDGTRGSSMMKRFNVTSITRDKEYDLTAGNKGSIVHYFTANPNGEAETITVHLRAVGTIKKLKWDVDFSDLLIKGRGVKGNRLTKYAIKKIELKEKGISTLKPRKIWFDDTVQRLNVDDRGELLGEFTAEDRLLIINQKGIVKTIMPNLSTHFDDDMIVLEKWIPNKPISAIYFDGEKSRYFVKRFMIDNPNKEEVFITEHPKSQLEIVATDFRPIAEVVFSKRSLENEEVNFEEFIAVKGIKAAGNQLTTEKIKQVNLLEPLPYEAPEIEEVEVVEEEVLDTLPLEIEEETKVGTQVKKEIKSPKAPIIDENKKKPIIKPTKNKKEDNSDQITLF, encoded by the coding sequence ATGCAAGAAGAAAACAACGAACAAGAACATATAGAAAACGATTTTAATAGCGAATCACAAGAAACCATTACCAAAGTTACAGGAATGTACAAGGAATGGTTTTTGGATTATGCATCATATGTAATTTTAGAACGTGCAGTTCCTGCGATTGATGATGGTTTTAAACCAGTACAACGTAGAATAATGCATTCTATGAAAGACTTAGACGATGGTCGCTACAATAAAGTTGCAAATATTGTTGGTCATACCATGCAATACCATCCACATGGTGACGCAAGTATTGGTGATGCAATGGTGCAGTTGGGTCAGAAGGAGTTGCTTATAGATATGCAAGGAAACTGGGGAAACACTTTAACGGGTGATAGAGCAGCAGCACCAAGATATATTGAAGCACGTTTGTCAAAGTTTGCTTTAGAAGTAGTTTTTAATCCAAAAACTACTGAATGGCAATTGTCATATGATGGGCGTAAAAAAGAACCTGTTGATTTACCAGTGAAATTCCCGTTATTATTGGCACAAGGAGCAGAAGGAATTGCTGTAGGTTTATCTACTAAAGTCTTACCTCATAATTTTAATGAGTTAATTGATGCTTCAATTAAAATTTTAAAAGGACGAAGTTTTACAATTGTACCAGATTTCTTAAATGGTGGAATAGTTGATGTTTCTAATTATAATGATGGTAAAAGAGGAGGTAAAATTCGTGTTCGTGCCAAAATTTCTGCTTTAGATAAAAAAACCTTAGTGATTACTGAAATTCCTTTTGGAACAACTACTACGTCATTAATAGACTCTATTTTGAAGGCTAATGACAAAGGAAAAATTAAGATTAAAAAAATTGAAGATAATACAGCTGCAAATGTTGAGATTTTAATTCACTTACCAACAGGAATATCACCAGATAAAACAATTGATGCTTTGTATGCATTTACCAATTGTGAAAATTCTATTTCTCCATTAGGTTGTATAATTGAGAATCATAAACCAATTTTTATTGGTGTTTCAGAAATGTTGAAGCATTCTACTCAGCACACAGTTGATTTATTAAAAATGGAATTGGAGATTCAGTTAGATGAATTGGAAGAGCAATGGCATTTTGCTTCTTTGGAGCGAATTTTTATTGAAAATAGGATTTATCGTGACATTGAAGAAGTAGAAACTTGGGAAGGTGTTATAAAAGCAATTGATGATGGTTTAAAACCACATATAAAGCACTTGAAACGAGCAGTAATTGAAGAAGATATTGTAAGACTTACAGAAATTAGAATTAAGAAAATTTCAAAGTTTGATATAGATAAAGCTAAACAGCACATCGAATCTTTAGAAGATAAAATTGAAGGAGTAAAGTTTCACTTGAACAATTTGATTGATTATGCTATTGATTATTTTAAGAATTTGAAATCTAAATATGGTAAAGGGCGTGAGCGTAAAACCGAAATTAGAGTTTTTGATGACATTGTGGCTAGTAAAGTTGTGATGAGAAATACTAAACTCTATGTAAATAGAGAAGAAGGTTTTGTTGGAACATCTCTTAAAAAAGACGAATACGTAGCAGATTGTGCAGATATAGATGATATTATTGTTTTTAGAAAAGATGGAGTTATGATGGTAACTAAAGTTGATTCTAAAACATTTGTAGGAAAAGATATTATTCACGTAGCTGTATTCAAAAAAGGAGATAAGCGAACAGTATACAATATGATTTATCGAGATGGAACAAGAGGTTCATCAATGATGAAACGTTTTAATGTAACCTCAATTACCAGAGATAAAGAATATGATTTAACTGCAGGAAATAAAGGCTCAATAGTCCATTATTTTACGGCAAATCCAAATGGTGAAGCAGAAACAATTACTGTTCATTTAAGAGCAGTTGGAACAATAAAAAAACTCAAATGGGATGTAGATTTTTCTGATTTATTGATAAAAGGTAGAGGAGTTAAGGGGAATAGATTGACAAAGTATGCAATTAAAAAAATAGAATTAAAAGAGAAAGGTATTTCAACTTTGAAACCTCGTAAAATTTGGTTTGATGATACTGTACAAAGATTAAACGTTGATGATAGAGGAGAATTGCTAGGTGAATTTACTGCAGAAGACAGGTTGTTAATAATCAATCAAAAAGGTATTGTGAAAACAATTATGCCGAATTTATCAACTCATTTTGATGATGATATGATAGTTCTTGAAAAGTGGATTCCAAATAAACCAATTTCAGCTATTTATTTTGATGGTGAAAAGTCACGCTATTTTGTGAAGAGATTTATGATTGATAATCCAAATAAAGAAGAGGTTTTTATTACCGAGCATCCTAAATCTCAATTAGAAATTGTTGCAACAGATTTTAGGCCAATAGCCGAAGTTGTTTTCTCTAAACGTAGTTTGGAAAATGAAGAAGTAAATTTTGAAGAGTTTATTGCAGTAAAAGGTATTAAGGCTGCTGGAAATCAATTAACTACAGAAAAAATAAAGCAAGTAAACTTACTAGAGCCTTTACCTTATGAAGCTCCTGAAATAGAGGAGGTTGAGGTAGTTGAAGAAGAAGTTTTAGATACCTTACCATTAGAAATAGAAGAAGAAACAAAGGTTGGAACTCAGGTCAAGAAAGAAATTAAAAGTCCAAAAGCACCAATTATTGATGAAAATAAAAAGAAACCAATAATAAAACCGACTAAGAATAAGAAAGAGGATAATTCAGATCAAATAACTCTATTTTAA
- a CDS encoding aspartate/glutamate racemase family protein: MKTIGLIGGITPESTILYYRILNQLASDTIGSGHSAKVLLNSVDFGEVSMLQKNNRWDLLDKLMANAGSNLEKGWASLILICANTMHLTIDAVRKVVSIPVIHIADATSKLILNKGLKKIGLLGTKYTMEKNFYTDILKSYGIEAVIPNEEYRNEIHRVIYDELSIGEIKESSKQYYLDVIQKLIDNGVEGIVLGCTEIPLLIKQKDVSVPTFDTTTIHATTAFNMANK; this comes from the coding sequence ATGAAAACAATTGGGCTAATTGGCGGTATTACACCAGAATCTACAATTCTATACTATAGAATTTTAAATCAATTAGCATCTGATACTATTGGATCAGGGCATTCAGCAAAAGTCTTGTTAAATTCAGTTGATTTTGGAGAAGTTTCTATGCTTCAGAAAAATAATAGATGGGATTTACTAGATAAACTTATGGCTAATGCTGGGTCAAATTTGGAAAAAGGTTGGGCAAGTCTAATTTTGATTTGTGCTAATACCATGCATTTAACCATAGATGCTGTTCGAAAAGTTGTTTCAATTCCTGTAATTCATATTGCAGATGCAACATCTAAACTAATACTAAATAAAGGCTTAAAAAAGATAGGGTTATTAGGAACAAAATATACAATGGAAAAAAACTTTTATACTGATATTCTAAAGTCTTATGGTATTGAAGCTGTAATTCCTAATGAAGAGTATAGAAACGAGATTCATAGGGTAATTTATGATGAGTTGTCAATAGGTGAAATAAAAGAATCTTCAAAACAATATTATCTAGATGTTATTCAAAAACTAATTGATAATGGAGTCGAAGGAATTGTTTTAGGTTGTACAGAAATCCCCTTACTTATTAAACAAAAAGATGTTTCAGTTCCAACATTCGATACAACTACTATTCATGCTACTACTGCATTTAATATGGCCAATAAATGA
- a CDS encoding mechanosensitive ion channel family protein, with product MKSLIDTFKKLDDFWSILLFVIIVVFFTWLFSRIIRFLLLKILSRKNNKRQRDYSTTSLKFMMNSVMFFASIIAFFVIIFSVPVFRAKATLIFSGAGILAAIIGFAAQAAISNLIAGAFIVIFKPFRVGDFIRLDDLRVGIVDDITLRHTVINNFENKRLIIPNSIISTESVLNHTIDDSKVLTFNNFMIGVYADIDLARKIIQEETRKLKYIIDNPESKISKDKNNIDVRVISTENHRIHLRAYIWMNDAFEEYRNRAILNESVHKRFIAEGIDMPVDFHRIVKN from the coding sequence ATGAAATCTTTGATAGATACTTTTAAAAAATTAGATGATTTCTGGAGTATTTTACTCTTTGTTATTATTGTAGTTTTTTTTACATGGTTATTTTCTAGAATTATTAGATTTCTATTACTTAAAATTTTAAGTAGGAAAAATAACAAAAGGCAACGCGATTACAGTACAACTAGTTTAAAGTTCATGATGAATTCAGTCATGTTTTTTGCCTCTATTATTGCGTTTTTTGTAATTATTTTTTCAGTTCCTGTCTTTCGAGCAAAAGCAACATTAATATTCTCAGGAGCAGGAATATTAGCAGCTATTATTGGTTTTGCTGCACAAGCTGCGATTTCTAATTTAATTGCTGGTGCATTTATTGTAATTTTTAAACCGTTTAGAGTAGGGGACTTTATCCGTTTAGATGATTTGCGAGTTGGTATTGTAGACGATATCACATTGCGTCATACAGTAATCAATAATTTTGAAAATAAACGGTTAATAATTCCAAATTCAATTATTAGTACAGAATCTGTTTTAAACCATACAATAGATGACTCTAAAGTGTTGACTTTTAATAACTTTATGATTGGGGTTTATGCAGATATAGATTTAGCAAGAAAAATTATTCAAGAAGAAACTAGAAAATTAAAATATATTATTGATAATCCTGAGAGTAAGATTTCTAAGGATAAAAATAATATTGATGTACGTGTCATTTCAACCGAAAATCATAGAATTCATCTTCGCGCCTATATTTGGATGAATGACGCATTTGAAGAATATCGTAATAGAGCCATTTTAAATGAATCTGTTCATAAACGTTTTATTGCTGAAGGTATTGATATGCCAGTAGATTTCCACCGTATTGTTAAAAATTAA
- a CDS encoding S9 family peptidase, with the protein MKNIISLIVLLSAINFYSQINNQSQLTIDQIMKGESFIGYSPTNIFWSDDSKTIYFQWNPNGEPIRSLYKYSLDSKNIDKVNIDEELQLTQSYDFHLNRDKTKKVFVKNGDVFLHNYTTNNTIQLINTFNERESNVSFSSNENSIIFEKSDNLFELSLINGKLKQLTNFQSGSESIISSESEQYQWLKNQQLDLFEVLRDRKIRRELNKNHSDDLKPKTPKTIYLTSKSISNLNINTENYITYKLSETFLNKSTITPHFVTESGYTEDQITRPKVGEQQTKHELWVYDIKSDSTFQVDISSLRGIYKKPLYLKDYDKNFDPNYDEVKEVDFVKVLNSPKNQATVYEIRSNDNKDRWFAYVDFLTGKLVEINHQHDEAWIGGPGIPWWNGVGDFGWLDDEHIWYHSEKTGFSHIYKTNIYSGIEKPLTSGNWEVHNVILAKDRNSMYITTNQDNAGERQLYKLNLKTLKSEKITSKVGNSEVLISPNEAYFAIRQSFSNKPWELFLLKNKKGSKETQITHSTSNEFENYTWKVPKNITFKAQDGIDVSARLYTPENGTVGKPAVIFVHGAGYLQNAHRWWSGYYREYMFHNYLVDNGYVVLDIDYRASKGYGRDFRTGIYRHMGGKDLSDQVDGVKYLIEELGIDKDNVGIYGGSYGGFITMMALFNESETFKSGAAIRSVTDWAHYNHAYASNILNTPVMDSLAFQRSSPINFADGLNGNLLILHGMIDDNVHFQDVVRLTQKLIELKKDNWEMALYPVERHGFIEPSSWADEYKRIYKLFESTLKSKN; encoded by the coding sequence ATGAAAAATATAATATCCCTAATTGTACTTTTAAGTGCAATAAATTTTTATTCTCAAATCAACAATCAATCACAACTTACAATAGATCAAATAATGAAAGGAGAATCTTTTATTGGTTATTCTCCTACAAATATTTTTTGGTCCGATGATAGTAAAACTATTTATTTTCAATGGAATCCGAATGGTGAACCGATTCGTTCTTTATATAAGTACTCTTTAGATTCTAAAAATATTGATAAAGTTAATATAGATGAAGAGTTGCAGTTGACTCAAAGTTATGATTTTCATTTAAATAGAGATAAGACAAAAAAAGTATTTGTAAAAAATGGAGATGTATTTTTACATAATTATACTACAAATAATACTATACAACTCATTAATACTTTTAATGAAAGAGAATCGAATGTGTCATTTTCTTCAAATGAGAACAGTATTATTTTTGAAAAATCGGATAACCTTTTTGAATTAAGTTTAATTAACGGAAAACTGAAACAATTAACAAACTTCCAATCAGGAAGTGAATCAATAATTAGCTCTGAAAGTGAGCAGTATCAATGGTTGAAAAATCAGCAGTTAGATTTGTTTGAAGTTTTAAGAGATAGAAAGATAAGACGTGAATTGAATAAGAATCATTCTGATGATTTGAAGCCTAAAACACCAAAAACTATTTATTTAACTAGTAAGAGTATTTCTAATTTAAACATTAACACCGAAAATTATATAACTTATAAATTATCAGAAACATTTTTAAATAAATCTACTATAACTCCACATTTTGTTACAGAATCTGGTTATACCGAAGATCAAATTACTCGACCAAAAGTTGGAGAGCAACAAACTAAACATGAATTGTGGGTATATGATATAAAGTCAGACTCAACATTTCAAGTAGATATTTCTAGTTTAAGAGGAATTTATAAAAAACCACTTTATCTAAAGGATTATGATAAGAATTTTGACCCAAATTATGATGAAGTAAAAGAAGTCGATTTTGTTAAAGTTTTGAATTCACCAAAAAATCAGGCTACTGTTTATGAAATTCGTTCAAATGATAATAAAGATAGATGGTTTGCTTATGTTGATTTTCTTACAGGAAAATTAGTTGAAATTAACCATCAGCATGATGAGGCTTGGATTGGTGGTCCTGGTATACCTTGGTGGAATGGAGTAGGTGATTTTGGTTGGTTAGATGATGAACATATTTGGTATCATTCTGAAAAAACAGGTTTTTCACATATATACAAAACAAATATTTATAGTGGTATAGAGAAGCCGTTAACTTCAGGCAACTGGGAAGTACATAATGTCATTTTGGCGAAAGATCGAAATTCTATGTATATCACTACCAATCAAGATAATGCTGGTGAACGTCAATTGTATAAATTGAATTTAAAGACTTTAAAATCTGAAAAAATAACAAGTAAAGTTGGAAATAGCGAAGTTTTAATTTCTCCAAACGAAGCATATTTTGCAATTCGCCAATCATTTAGCAATAAGCCATGGGAGTTATTCTTACTTAAGAATAAAAAGGGGAGTAAAGAAACTCAAATTACTCATTCAACAAGTAATGAATTTGAAAACTATACTTGGAAAGTTCCCAAGAATATTACATTTAAGGCTCAAGATGGAATAGATGTTTCTGCAAGATTGTATACTCCTGAAAATGGTACTGTTGGAAAACCTGCTGTTATTTTTGTTCATGGTGCTGGGTACTTACAAAATGCACATAGATGGTGGAGTGGCTATTATAGGGAATATATGTTTCATAATTATTTAGTAGATAATGGATATGTAGTTTTAGATATTGATTATAGAGCGAGTAAAGGTTATGGACGTGATTTTAGAACTGGAATTTACCGTCATATGGGAGGAAAAGATTTATCTGATCAAGTAGACGGTGTAAAATATTTAATTGAAGAATTAGGTATTGATAAGGATAATGTTGGTATTTATGGTGGTTCATATGGAGGATTTATCACCATGATGGCATTATTTAATGAATCTGAAACTTTTAAAAGTGGAGCAGCCATACGTTCAGTTACTGATTGGGCACATTATAACCATGCTTATGCATCAAATATTTTGAATACTCCTGTAATGGATTCTCTTGCCTTTCAAAGAAGCTCACCAATAAATTTTGCTGATGGACTAAACGGTAATTTATTGATATTACATGGAATGATAGATGACAATGTACATTTTCAAGATGTAGTTCGGTTGACACAAAAGTTGATAGAGTTAAAGAAAGATAATTGGGAAATGGCATTATACCCAGTCGAACGTCATGGTTTTATTGAACCTAGTTCTTGGGCAGATGAGTATAAAAGAATTTATAAATTATTTGAATCAACTTTAAAAAGCAAAAACTAG
- a CDS encoding DUF4377 domain-containing protein, whose product MKIINFLILIFAFTTIVSCNQKEDFDTINMRVNSTTAYCTGVSENSSCLLVQINDSIGSDNWDLFYFENSIQGFNYEPGFIYDLSVKVIPISNPPADGSSLKYELLEIFSKIADSTESCQTEVVIDNEKINNPENISTYTINSAEIINNCLHISFSSSGCDSDTWQFELIGSEDVLESYPPQRRIKFTLDNQDECLAFFNVDVTFDISQLKVEGNELILHLDEWDEPLIYQY is encoded by the coding sequence ATGAAGATAATCAACTTCTTGATATTAATATTCGCATTTACTACTATTGTTTCTTGTAATCAAAAAGAAGATTTTGACACAATTAATATGCGTGTAAATTCAACTACTGCTTATTGTACAGGTGTTTCTGAAAACTCTTCTTGTTTATTGGTTCAAATCAATGATAGTATAGGTAGTGATAATTGGGATTTATTCTATTTTGAAAACAGTATACAAGGGTTTAATTATGAGCCTGGATTTATTTATGATTTGTCAGTAAAAGTAATTCCAATTTCTAATCCTCCTGCAGATGGTTCTAGTTTAAAATATGAATTATTAGAAATATTTTCAAAGATTGCTGATTCAACAGAAAGTTGTCAAACTGAAGTTGTTATTGATAATGAAAAAATAAACAACCCTGAAAATATAAGTACTTATACTATTAACAGTGCCGAAATAATCAACAACTGTCTACATATTTCGTTCAGTTCTTCTGGTTGCGATAGTGATACATGGCAATTTGAATTAATTGGTTCTGAAGATGTACTGGAGTCATATCCACCACAACGACGTATTAAATTTACACTAGACAATCAAGATGAGTGTTTAGCCTTTTTTAATGTCGATGTCACTTTTGATATTTCTCAATTAAAAGTTGAAGGAAATGAATTAATCTTACATTTAGATGAATGGGATGAACCATTAATCTATCAATATTAA
- a CDS encoding glycoside hydrolase family 5 protein, translating into MHIYTIFKRNLLILSLSLFFISCESSNDTEQPINENPIENEEPIDTPEEENEEEQTYTSVVEEYGQLSVVGNKIVDQHGNPIQLRGMSLFWSQWIGKYYNQETIKWLKDDWQCTVVRAAMAIDHEGYLTNPEAEKAKVMAVVDAAIEEGIYVIIDWHDHEAENHLTESKAFFSEMAELYGDYPNVIYEPYNEPLDVPWFSVLKPYHEAVITEIRNHDPDNLVICGTRNWSQNVNEVIGLKIDDPNVAYTLHYYAATHKQELRDIATLALNNDIPLFVTEFGTTQASGDEEIDAAESEMWWNFLDQHKISWCNWSIADKEELAAALKPDASATGGWTASEITTSGTMVRNELKAKNKQY; encoded by the coding sequence ATGCATATCTACACCATTTTTAAAAGGAACTTATTAATTTTAAGTCTGAGTCTATTCTTTATTTCTTGTGAAAGTTCTAATGATACAGAACAACCAATTAATGAAAATCCGATTGAAAACGAAGAACCAATTGATACACCAGAAGAAGAAAACGAAGAAGAACAAACATATACTTCAGTAGTTGAAGAGTATGGGCAATTAAGTGTTGTTGGAAATAAAATTGTTGATCAACATGGTAACCCAATTCAGTTAAGAGGAATGTCTCTATTTTGGAGTCAATGGATTGGTAAATATTACAACCAAGAAACTATAAAATGGTTAAAAGATGATTGGCAATGTACTGTTGTAAGAGCCGCTATGGCAATTGACCACGAAGGCTACTTAACAAATCCTGAAGCAGAAAAAGCCAAGGTTATGGCTGTAGTTGATGCCGCAATTGAAGAAGGAATTTACGTTATTATAGATTGGCATGATCACGAAGCGGAAAATCATTTAACAGAATCTAAGGCTTTTTTCTCTGAAATGGCCGAACTATATGGAGATTATCCAAATGTTATTTACGAACCTTACAATGAACCATTAGATGTGCCTTGGTTCAGTGTATTAAAACCTTATCATGAAGCTGTCATTACTGAAATAAGAAATCATGATCCAGACAATTTAGTTATTTGCGGAACAAGAAACTGGTCTCAAAACGTTAATGAAGTTATTGGATTAAAAATAGATGACCCAAATGTTGCCTATACTTTACACTATTATGCAGCTACGCATAAACAAGAATTGAGAGATATTGCTACTTTAGCATTAAATAATGATATTCCATTGTTTGTTACAGAATTTGGTACAACTCAAGCCTCAGGTGATGAAGAAATTGATGCTGCTGAATCAGAAATGTGGTGGAACTTTCTTGATCAACATAAAATATCTTGGTGTAACTGGTCAATTGCAGATAAAGAAGAACTTGCTGCTGCATTAAAACCTGACGCAAGTGCAACTGGTGGTTGGACTGCTTCAGAAATTACAACTTCTGGGACTATGGTTAGAAATGAATTAAAAGCAAAAAACAAACAGTATTAA
- a CDS encoding ABC transporter substrate-binding protein, which produces MSNNSITKTKTSIKHAKGFDIELVKNINKLTIKSPYPESTIFYEYYLVGVNDDASKIPIGSKIIKTPIERIVVTSTTHIPMLELLEVEKSLVGFPNMEYVSSKKTRNLIDTGKVQELGMDANLNTEILIDLNPDAVIGFSINGANSSFSTIERANIPVIYNGDWLEESPLGRAEWIKFFGILFNKEKMADSIFKSIEKNYLEAKEIATNSTIKPTVLSGIMFKDVWNLPSGESFVARLLQDANTDFLWKDTKGKGSLYLNFESVLEKAQHADLWIAPGYFSTKKEMIQASKLYTQFDAFNNNTIYIFSNKKGSTGGVIYYELAPTRPDLVLKDLIKIAHPTLLSDYELSFFEKMN; this is translated from the coding sequence ATGAGTAATAATTCTATTACTAAAACAAAAACTTCAATTAAGCACGCTAAAGGATTTGATATAGAGTTAGTTAAAAATATTAATAAATTAACAATAAAGTCACCATACCCTGAATCAACTATATTTTATGAATATTATTTGGTTGGTGTAAATGATGATGCATCAAAAATACCAATTGGTTCAAAAATTATTAAAACTCCTATTGAAAGAATTGTAGTTACAAGCACAACACATATTCCAATGTTAGAACTTTTGGAAGTTGAAAAATCACTAGTTGGTTTTCCTAATATGGAGTATGTTTCATCTAAAAAAACAAGAAATTTAATTGATACAGGAAAAGTTCAAGAATTAGGTATGGATGCCAATTTGAATACTGAAATTCTTATTGACCTAAATCCTGATGCAGTAATTGGCTTTTCTATAAATGGGGCTAATTCCTCTTTCTCCACAATTGAAAGAGCCAATATACCTGTTATTTACAATGGTGATTGGCTTGAAGAATCTCCTTTAGGCAGAGCCGAATGGATTAAATTTTTTGGAATTTTATTTAATAAAGAAAAAATGGCCGATTCTATTTTTAAATCTATTGAAAAAAATTACTTAGAGGCAAAAGAAATAGCTACTAACTCTACTATTAAACCTACCGTTTTATCTGGAATTATGTTTAAAGATGTATGGAATTTGCCTAGTGGAGAAAGTTTTGTTGCAAGATTACTTCAAGATGCCAATACTGATTTTTTATGGAAAGATACTAAAGGAAAAGGTAGTCTTTATTTAAATTTCGAAAGTGTTTTAGAGAAGGCACAACATGCAGATCTTTGGATTGCTCCTGGCTATTTCTCTACTAAAAAAGAAATGATTCAAGCAAGTAAATTGTATACACAATTTGATGCATTTAACAATAATACCATTTATATTTTTTCAAATAAAAAAGGCTCTACTGGTGGAGTTATTTATTACGAACTTGCTCCTACTCGACCAGATTTAGTATTGAAAGATTTAATTAAAATTGCACACCCAACGTTACTTTCGGATTATGAATTATCGTTTTTTGAGAAAATGAATTAA
- a CDS encoding GMP reductase, with translation MRIENDIKLGFKDVMIRPKRSTLKSRSQVNLERQFNFLHSKSSWNGVPIIAANMDTVGTFEMAGALAEHNILTAIHKHYNFKQWKEFMNNASDKIKYNIAVSTGTSDSDAEKTAKILKAFPKLKFICVDVANGYSEFFVDFVKRMREKHPEKVILAGNVVTGEMVEELLLAGADIIKVGIGPGSVCTTRVKTGVGYPQLSAIIECADAAHGLGGQIISDGGCKIPGDVAKAFGGGADFVMLGGMFAGHAQSGGTLIEKNGEKYKAFYGMSSETAMNKHVGGVAEYRASEGKTVEIPYRGDVNSTVLDILGGVRSTCTYVGASRLKELTKRTTFIRVQEQHNEIFS, from the coding sequence ATGAGGATAGAAAATGACATAAAACTAGGTTTTAAAGATGTAATGATTAGACCTAAACGATCTACGTTAAAATCACGTTCGCAAGTAAATTTAGAAAGACAATTCAACTTTTTACACAGTAAAAGTTCTTGGAATGGAGTTCCAATTATAGCTGCAAATATGGATACTGTTGGTACATTTGAAATGGCTGGAGCACTTGCCGAACATAATATTTTAACTGCTATTCACAAGCATTATAATTTTAAACAATGGAAAGAATTCATGAACAATGCAAGTGATAAAATAAAATACAATATTGCAGTAAGCACAGGAACTAGTGATTCTGATGCCGAAAAAACAGCTAAAATTTTAAAGGCCTTTCCTAAACTTAAATTTATTTGTGTTGATGTAGCCAATGGCTATTCCGAATTTTTTGTTGATTTTGTTAAAAGAATGAGGGAAAAACATCCTGAAAAAGTAATACTTGCAGGAAATGTTGTAACAGGAGAAATGGTTGAAGAACTGTTGTTGGCTGGTGCTGACATAATAAAAGTTGGTATTGGCCCTGGGTCAGTTTGTACTACTCGTGTTAAAACGGGAGTTGGATATCCTCAATTGTCTGCTATAATTGAATGTGCAGATGCTGCACATGGTCTTGGTGGCCAAATTATTTCAGATGGTGGATGTAAAATACCTGGTGACGTTGCCAAAGCCTTTGGAGGTGGTGCTGATTTTGTAATGCTTGGAGGTATGTTTGCTGGACATGCTCAAAGTGGAGGAACTTTGATAGAAAAAAATGGCGAAAAATATAAAGCATTTTATGGAATGAGTTCAGAAACAGCAATGAACAAACACGTTGGTGGTGTTGCTGAGTATAGAGCTTCAGAAGGTAAAACGGTAGAAATACCTTATCGTGGTGATGTAAACTCAACCGTATTAGATATTCTTGGCGGTGTTAGATCTACATGTACATATGTTGGTGCTAGTCGCTTAAAAGAATTAACAAAACGAACTACCTTTATAAGAGTTCAAGAACAGCATAATGAAATATTTTCTTAA